One genomic region from Pseudorca crassidens isolate mPseCra1 chromosome 11, mPseCra1.hap1, whole genome shotgun sequence encodes:
- the TTLL1 gene encoding polyglutamylase complex subunit TTLL1 produces MAGKVKWVTDIEKSVLINNFEKRGWVQVTENEDWNFYWMSVQTIRNVFSVETGYRLSDDQIVNHFPNHYELTRKDLMVKNIKRYRKELEKEGSPLAEKDESGKYLYLDFVPVTYMLPADYNLFVEEFRKSPSSTWIMKPCGKAQGKGIFLINKLSQIKKWSRDSKTSSFMTQSTKEAYVISLYINNPLLIGGRKFDLRLYVLVSTYRPLRCYMYKLGFCRFCTVKYTPSTSELDNMFVHLTNVAIQKHGEDYNHIHGGKWTVHNLRLYLESTRGKEVTSRLFDEIHWIIVQSLKAVAPVMNNDKHCFECYGYDIIIDDKLKPWLIEVNASPSLTSSTANDRILKYNLINDTLNIAVPNGEIPDCKWNKSPPKEVLGNYEILYDEELAQGDGADRELRSRPGQSLGPRGGRSRDSGRTVLTTWK; encoded by the exons ATGGCAGGAAAAGTGAAATGGGTCACTGATATCGAGAAGTCGGTGCTGATAAATAACTTTGAAAAGAGAGGATGGGTCCAAGTGACAGAAAACGAGGACTGGAATTTTTACTG GATGAGTGTGCAAACCATCCGCAATGTTTTTAGTGTCGAGACTGGCTACCGGCTCTCAGATGATCAAATAGTCAACCATTTCCCGAACCACTATGAACTGACGCGGAAGGATCTGATGGTGAAAAACATCAAGAGATACAGGAAAGagctggagaaggaagggagtCCTTTGGCAGAGAAGGACGAAAGTGGGAAATACCTCTACCTGG ACTTCGTCCCCGTCACCTACATGCTGCCTGCCGACTACAACCTGTTCGTGGAGGAGTTCAGGAAAAGCCCCTCTAGCACCTGGATCATGAAACCTTGTGGCAAAGCCCAGGGAAAGGGCATCTTTCTGATCAACAAGCTCTCGCAAATCAAAAAGTGGTCCCGGGACAGCAAAACGTCTTC GTTCATGACTCAGTCTACCAAGGAAGCCTACGTGATCTCTCTGTACATTAACAACCCATTACTAATCGGCGGCAGGAAGTTTGACCTGCGCTTGTATGTTCTGGTGTCTACGTACCGCCCACTGCGCTGCTACAT GTATAAACTTGGATTTTGCcgcttttgcacagtaaaataCACCCCGAGTACCAGTGAGCTGGACAACATGTTTGTTCATCTCACCAACGTTGCCATTCAGAAACACGGG GAGGATTACAACCACATCCACGGGGGCAAGTGGACGGTGCACAACCTGCGACTCTACCTGGAGAGCACCCGAGGCAAGGAGGTGACCAGCAGGCTGTTCGACGAGATCCACTGGATCATCGTGCAGTCCCTGAAGGCTGTGGCG CCGGTGATGAACAACGACAAACACTGCTTTGAGTGCTACGGCTATGACATCATCATCGACGACAAGCTGAAGCCCTGGCTGATCGAG GTGAACGCGTCCCCATCCCTCACCTCCAGCACGGCCAACGACCGAATCCTTAAGTATAACCTGATTAATGACACCCTCAACATCGCCGTCCCTAACGGCGAAATTCCAGACTGTAAATGGAACAAGTCACCCCCAAAGGAAGTCCTTGGCAATTATGAAATTCT GTACGACGAGGAGCTGGCACAGGGCGACGGGGCTGACCGAGAGCTGAGGAGTCGGCCAGGCCAGTCGCTGGGGCCCAGAGGGGGCCGATCGAGAGACTCCGGGAGGACCGTCCTCACAACCTGGAAGTGA